From a single Miscanthus floridulus cultivar M001 chromosome 8, ASM1932011v1, whole genome shotgun sequence genomic region:
- the LOC136473193 gene encoding protein DJ-1 homolog C: MLSPWHPLLSPLTPPAMELRSPLNSQNCSLYSSIRPPPPPRSLARAPRAPTLSATAAAAVSSLSTTAAAAVSSPSCPKKKVLVPVAMGTEEMEAVIVAGVLRRAGADVTLASVEDGLEVEASCGSRIVADTHIASCADQMFDLVALPGGMPGSVRLRDCDILQRITVRQAEEKRLYGAICAAPAVVLMPWGLHRRKKITCHPSFIGDLPAFRAVESNVQVSGELTTSRGPGTAFQFALSFVEQIFGPRAAEDMNRILMAQTHDDLERSAEVNELEWSVDLNPDVLIPIANGSEEMEIIILVDILRRAKINVVLASVEKSPTILGSQRIKIVADKSIMSASDSIYDLIILPGGPAGAERLHRSRILKKLLKQQMQAGRMYGGVCSALKVLQQQGLLEDKTVTAHHAVASELTCQVIDQPKVVIDGNLITGKGLGTVVDFALAIIRKFFGHGRAKAVANGIVFEYPKS; encoded by the exons ATGCTCTCTCCATGGCACCCTCTCCTCTCCCCCCTTACACCTCCTGCCATGGAGCTACGTTCACCGCTGAACTCACAGAACTGCTCCCTTTACTCCTCCAttagaccaccaccaccaccgcgctCCTTGGCGCGGGCGCCCCGGGCCCCCACGCTTTCCGCCACCGCAGCGGCCGCCGTCTCGTCGCTGTCCACCACCGCAGCGGCGGCCGTCTCGTCGCCTTCCTGTCCAAAGAAGAAG GTTCTCGTGCCCGTCGCCATGGGTACGGAGGAGATGGAGGCGGTCATCGTCGCCGGCGTCCTCCGGCGAGCTGGCGCTGACGTGACGCTTGCCTCTGTGGAGGACGGCCTCGAGGTGGAGGCGTCCTGCGGCTCCCGCATCGTCGCCGACACGCACATTGCCTCCTGCGCTGACCAAATGTTCGATCTTGTGGCTCTCCCG GGAGGAATGCCTGGTTCAGTGCGGTTGAGAGACTGTGATATCCTTCAGAGGATCACAGTTAGACAGGCTGAGGAGAAAAGATTGTATGGTGCTATATGTGCCGCACCGGCGGTTGTTCTAATGCCGTGGGGTCTCCACAGGAGAAAAAAG ATCACCTGTCACCCATCTTTTATAGGAGATCTCCCTGCATTCCGAGCTGTTGAATCAAATGTTCAGGTTTCAGGAGAGCTTACTACAAGTCGTGGCCCAGGGACAGCATTTCAGTTCGCTTTATCATTTGTTGAGCAAATATTTGGACCTCGTGCAGCTGAAGATATGAACAGGATTTTG ATGGCACAAACTCACGACGATCTTGAAAGGAGTGCAGAAGTCAATGAACTTGAGTGGTCTGTTGATCTCAATCCTGAT GTTCTTATTCCAATTGCAAATGGGTCTGAAGAGATGGAGATCATAATTCTGGTTGATATTTTAAGACGGGCAAAGATAAATGTGGTATTAGCGTCAGTTGAAAAATCTCCAACTATTCTTGGATCCCAAAGGATAAAGATTGTTGCTGATAAAAGCATTATGAGTGCCTCTGATTCAATATATGATCTAATCATTCTTCCT GGAGGACCTGCTGGAGCTGAGCGGCTGCACAGGtccagaattctgaagaagttaCTCAAACAACAAATGCAAGCTGGCAGGATGTATGGTGGGGTTTGTTCTGCTCTGAAGGTTCTGCAGCAGCAAGGTTTACTCGAG GATAAAACAGTGACAGCTCATCATGCTGTAGCCAGTGAGCTCACATGCCAAGTTATAGACCAACCAAAGGTTGTGATCGATGGGAATTTGATCACTGGTAAGGGGCTTGGGACAGTTGTTGATTTTGCCCTAGCTATCATCAGGAAATTTTTTGGCCATGGACGAGCCAAAGCTGTGGCGAATGGAATAGTTTTTGAGTACCCTAAGAGCTAA